GCACCCCCGAGGATATTTGGTCAGGGTGAATGTGCAGGTTGTCGGGAAGCTGGCGAAAACCCCTTTTCCTTCGTCCTCTCAGTGCGTATAAAGACTGCCGAATTCTCCCGAAAACGTGGACTGGCCTTGCCAAAACGCCGTTTTCCCGGCCGGGAGAGATATGCGAAGGAGAGATCCGATGAACAAACCGCTGATGGCCAAAGCGACTGCCGTTTGGCTGATTGACAATACGACGCTCAGCTTCAAACAGATTGCCGATTTCTGTGGTCTGCATGAGCTTGAGGTGCAGGGGATTGCGGATGGCGATGTTGCCGCGGGTGTGAAGGGCTTCGATCCGATTGCCTCGCATCAGCTCGATCAGTCCGAGATCGACAAGGGCGAGAAAGACCCGGCGTACAAGCTGAGGCTGAAGCATAACCCGGCCGCTGAGGGCGAAGAGAAGCGTCGCGGGCCTCGTTATACGCCTCTGTCGAAGCGGCAGGACCGGCCTGCGGCGATCCTATGGCTGGTCAAGTTCCACCCTGAACTGGCCGATTCCCAGATTGCAAGGCTGGTCGGGACCACCAAGCCGACGATCCAGGCGATCCGTGACAGGACGCATTGGAATATCCAGAATATCCAGCCGATCGACCCGGTTGCGCTTGGGCTTTGCAAGCAGACCGAGCTGGATGCAGCGGTTCAGAAAGCTGCGAAGAAGCAGTCGGCTGAGGGTGGCGTCATGTCCGATGATGAACGCCGCAAGCTGGTATCGACCGAGACCTCTCTGTCGATGGAAAATGAGCCGCGCCTGCCGAGCGCCATTGCCGGGCTTGAGAACTTCTCGCTTTCGGATGACCGCGACGAGGACAAAGCGCCCGAGCGCGATCTGGATGCGGACAGCTTCTTCAACCTGCCGGATTCGGACGAGGATGATGAGGACGAGAACGACAGGTAAGACTGTCACAGGCCCCGGACTTCCGGGGCCTTTTCGTTCTTCGCATTCTCTTACCCGCCCAGAATGACCGCATCGGGGATTTCGTAGCGCTCATTTCCGATATTGATGACGGTCAGATCGCCGCGCCGTTCGGTGATCTGATCGTCGCGCTCGGCCGGTGCGCCATTTTCGAAATGGATCTCCCGTGAGCCGCCATCCGGCCAGTCAATCTTGAGCGAGGCATTGCCATTCCCCTGCCGGGTGACGGTGAAGCCGCAATCGCGGGTTGGCATCCCCAGCCGGGTCGAGCAGGGCAGAGCGCCTTTTGCGGTATCCTCGGGCATTGCTGGTTTCGGCGCGGGTTTTGTGTCGGACACAACGGCTGGAGGGCGCGGCGGTGTCGGGGCATTCGGGACAGTCGTCGGAGCATCCGCAGGACGATCAGCCTTGGTGGCGGGGTTTGGCGGAGGGGCTTCAGCGGAAACCTGTTCGGCAGGTGGCTCTGGCGCATCTGCCTTGGCGGCTTCAAGATAGCTGCCGACCGCCCATCCTGCGACCGGGGATGCAGCAAGGGTCTCGACCTGGCACCAGCTTGTGTCTCCGACCTGTTTGCAGCCCTGATTACGCAGCCGCTCTCCGGGTGGAACGGTGGTGGTGACCGTCGCTGTGGTAGACGGGTCCGACCGGATATTCAGATGCCCCTCAAGGCCGGTGACATTGACGAAATCAGGGCCTGCCCCGGCCGGGTCTGCAGTCGCTGTATCCGCCGCAGCATCGCCGGTGACGCTGACATCCAGCGTATAGGTCGCGTTTTCGTCGCGGCGTGCGGCGCTGCGCATCAGATAGGTCCGGATCAGATATGCCCCGTCCTCCGGCAGAGCCAGAGACGCCTCATTGCCGGTTGTGCTGCCGATAAACAGCGCCTCATCTTCGCCCGGGACCGCCCCCGGCGCGTAGATATTGAAATAGCTTGAGGCGTTATCGGTGGTCATCGTGATCTGAAGCGTCTGACCACGACGGGCGGACAGGATGTAATCCGTTAGCCCGTCGCCGGAGACGCTGCCATCGACCTTGATCCCACTGCTTCCGGCAGGGAAGATGATCGGCGTCGGAGCGGCCGCCTCCTGTGCCATAGCCGTGCCAGTCAGTGTCAGCGCAATGGCCGTTGCGCATAAAAACCTGCCGATCATGATTTGCCTCATTTTTGTTATAGTTTAGATTGAAAGCCTGCGGACACGCCGCGCAGCCGGACGCATCTGGTGCCTGAAAGGCACCGTCTTTGCGAAACCATATTTGCGGCGGAAGGTTCCGTCAGATCGACAGGCAGATATATTTCATCTCAAGATAATCCTCCATGCCGTGACGGCTTCCTTCGCGGCCAAGGCCGGACTGCTTGACGCCGCCAAACGGTGCGACCTCGGTCGAGATTATGCCGGTATTCACGCCGACAATCCCGTATTCCAGCGCCTCCTGAACGCGGGTCACACGACCGACATCCCGCGCATAGAAATAGCAGGCGAGGCCGAAAATCGTGTTATTGGCCTTCTCTATTGCTTCTTCCTCGGTGTCGAAGCGGAAAAGAGGGGCAAGCGGGCCGAAGGTTTCCTCGGTCGCGACCTTCATCTTGTCGGTGACGCCGGTGACGACGGTGGGTTCAAAAAACAGCCCGTCCTTGCGTTTGCCTCCGGTGACGACCTTGCCGCCGCCATCCACGACATCTGCAATATGTTCCTCGACCTTCTCGAC
This sequence is a window from Paracoccus aerodenitrificans. Protein-coding genes within it:
- a CDS encoding SH3 domain-containing protein, with translation MIGRFLCATAIALTLTGTAMAQEAAAPTPIIFPAGSSGIKVDGSVSGDGLTDYILSARRGQTLQITMTTDNASSYFNIYAPGAVPGEDEALFIGSTTGNEASLALPEDGAYLIRTYLMRSAARRDENATYTLDVSVTGDAAADTATADPAGAGPDFVNVTGLEGHLNIRSDPSTTATVTTTVPPGERLRNQGCKQVGDTSWCQVETLAASPVAGWAVGSYLEAAKADAPEPPAEQVSAEAPPPNPATKADRPADAPTTVPNAPTPPRPPAVVSDTKPAPKPAMPEDTAKGALPCSTRLGMPTRDCGFTVTRQGNGNASLKIDWPDGGSREIHFENGAPAERDDQITERRGDLTVINIGNERYEIPDAVILGG
- a CDS encoding DUF1013 domain-containing protein; amino-acid sequence: MNKPLMAKATAVWLIDNTTLSFKQIADFCGLHELEVQGIADGDVAAGVKGFDPIASHQLDQSEIDKGEKDPAYKLRLKHNPAAEGEEKRRGPRYTPLSKRQDRPAAILWLVKFHPELADSQIARLVGTTKPTIQAIRDRTHWNIQNIQPIDPVALGLCKQTELDAAVQKAAKKQSAEGGVMSDDERRKLVSTETSLSMENEPRLPSAIAGLENFSLSDDRDEDKAPERDLDADSFFNLPDSDEDDEDENDR